Within the Rhodospirillaceae bacterium genome, the region GCCGGTCACGATTACCACTGCCCCATCAAGATCAATCATGAAAAATTTCCTCTCTCGATATTCATAATACTCACAACAAAAAAGACTGGGAATAGATTCTATACCCTTGCATCACCACGACTATTCATCTCCCCTATCACCTGAATGATGGATTCCACCAGGTGGCATAGATCAGCCTTATTTATGGAAAATGCCGGTGTAAGATAGATTATATTCCCAAAGGGACGTATCCACACCCCTTTATCAATGAATCTTCTCCTCAGCCAATCGATAGGCAAGTTGCCTGCGAGCTCCACAACCCCTACTGCCCCCTTTACGCGCACATCTTTCACGTTCGGGAGAGCCCTCGCCTCACTTAACAACTCCGTAAGCCAAATCTCTATCTGGGATACCTGGGCAATTCTAGGCTCTACTTCAAATAATTCCAGGGAAGCGACCGCGGCAGAACATGCGAGTGGGTTTGCCATATAGGTGGGACCGTGCATTAGGGCAGCGCCATCATCCATAGACAAAAACGCATCAAAGACCTCCGCCGACGCGATAGTAGCTGACAAAGCTACTGTGCCACCGGTCAGAGCTTTGGAGAAGGTAACTATATCAGGGACTACTCCGGCCTCCTCCATGGCAAACATCTGCCCTGACCTCCCAAAACCGGTAAAAATTTCATCGAAAATTAATAATAACTCATGATTCAAACATATCTCAGAGATACCCTGGAGGCACTCAGGGCTATGCATCAGCATGCCTCCGACCCCTTGAATAAGTGGTTCTATTATAACAGCGGCACACTCAGTTACATGTTCCTCAATAAACTGCTCAAATACCTTTAACTCATCCTCATTTTTAGGGAGAGGCACTACAT harbors:
- a CDS encoding adenosylmethionine--8-amino-7-oxononanoate transaminase, producing MSNESVKFRNPKWFVDGFPHIWLPYTQMKTEPLAVPVDKTLGTHIYLSDGRELIDGMASWWTACHGYNHPHICGAVEKQLKEMPHIMFGGLVHKPALTLASKLVKLLPSPLERVFFSESGSVAVEIAMKMAIQFWLNRGIKGKHRLISFHGGYHGDTLGAMSICDPEEGMHSLFQGALLSQHVVPLPKNEDELKVFEQFIEEHVTECAAVIIEPLIQGVGGMLMHSPECLQGISEICLNHELLLIFDEIFTGFGRSGQMFAMEEAGVVPDIVTFSKALTGGTVALSATIASAEVFDAFLSMDDGAALMHGPTYMANPLACSAAVASLELFEVEPRIAQVSQIEIWLTELLSEARALPNVKDVRVKGAVGVVELAGNLPIDWLRRRFIDKGVWIRPFGNIIYLTPAFSINKADLCHLVESIIQVIGEMNSRGDARV